In the genome of Actinobacillus lignieresii, the window GGCGGAACAACCGCAATGGCATAATGAGTTTAAAGATCTACAACATCGCCCGCCACTTTTATTTATTAAGGCAGTTAAAAAAAATTAAGCAGCCAATCGACTGCTTAATACTCCTTATGAAAGAGGAAGTTTATAGTCCGGTGTCGGATCCATTTCCGGCATAATTTCTTTTTCCGGGTTTTCTACTTCTTCTTTAGATTGTTTCTCCGGCGAAGTGGTTTCTTTTGCTTTAGCCGGTTCTACCGGCGTTTCCGATTCTAACGGTTTCTCGGCTTGCGTTTCTTTAACCTCTTCCGCTTTTTTCTCTATTGCAACCGCTTCTTTATTAGGCTCTACGCTTTCTTTAGCTTGAGAGTTTTTTTCCGCTACCGCTGTTTGCGAATCAGTCGTCTTATGCTCAGTTACGGCTTCTTTTTTCGTTTCTACCGTTTTTTCAGCTTCTAACGGCTTTTGCTCAACCTGTTCTTTCACACCCGCTTTGTTCTGCGCCGAAGATTTATTCATAATCGGAGAAAGTAAGCTCGGTACTCCGATAGATTTTATCGCTTTAGTCGATTCTAATTTTGTCGATAATTGTTCGGAATCCACCGCTTGTTCCGTATGCGCCGTATCATCGCTCAATTCGGAAACCGCTGAAATATTTTCTTTGCTTGGCTCAAGCGACACTTCCTCTAAACTTTGCGTATATTCCAATGAACGATGAACCACTTGCTCGGCACCTTCCACTTTTTTAGTGATGAGCTTTTGGCTAAACTCAACTTTAGGATCGAGCCAAATCGCTAACATTGCATTATTAAACGCTCGATCAAATTCTTGCTCAATTACCTGATCGTTTAATACAAAATAGCCTTTATCCTCTAAAGCAATATAACTTAGCTCATCATCAGCTTTGATGTCCGGTAAAATCTTACGTAAGCGATCAATCACTTCATCTTGTTTCGGTAACGTAATACCTAAATCCGTCCATGATTTAGCAACGGAAATCGCAAAATCCCGACCGTCCACCGGCTTACTGTATTTTAAAGTCAGCATAATCGGGCGAGATTCTTGTTTGTATTCGCCTGTTTCGGTAAAAAGGGAGATATTATAAATTTTGAAAGGACCCCAAGTGTAATCAATATCATTAATTTTTTCCCACTTAGCGTAAGCCGCACCGCTCAATAAAGCTAAGAAAAAGGATAAGAGAGCTTTGTAACGCATTATTATTGTCCCTATAAAACAAGCTGAGGCAGTATTATACCTGAGCTAATATTAGAGTAAATTCATCAATCTATTCCAAAAGAAATATTTTGTGATCAGCTTCAAAAAATCAAAAGAAAATCAATGCCGAATAAATAAAAAGGAGTAGTATCAAACTAAACCAATTGATTAACTAAGACATAATAGGAGTTGTATATGTTCCCTGAATTTCGTGAATTAATTACTCAATTAAAGAATAGTGATACGCACTTTTCCCGTTTATTTGATAAACATAATGAGTTGGACCAACGGATTAAAAATATGGAATCAAATATCGAGCTTGCTACAAATGATGAAATAGAAGTTCTTAAAAGAGAAAAATTACATATTAAAGATGAATTATATGCAATTCTTAAGAAAAAATCCGCATAGTTTCATCAAGTTCAATATAAACGCTTAGATAATATATAAAAAAATACCCAGCTAAAAAGCTGGGTATTTCAGTTAATCATTACGATTATTATTCAGCAACTACGTTTACGGTAACTGCCGCATTCACTTCAGGGTGTAAGTGAACTTTAACTTCGTGTTCGCCGGTTGTGCGAAGCGGACCTTCACCTAAACGAACTTCTGATTTAGCTACTGCAACGCCTGCCGCTGTTAATGCATCAGCGATATCTTTTGCAGAGATTGAACCGAATAAACGACCGTCATCACCTGCTGTTGCAGATACTGATACTGCTGCGATTTCAGCAATTTTAGCTGCACGAGCTTGTGCTGCCGCTAACGCTTCAGCCGCTTTCGCTTCTAACTCGGCACGACGTGCTTCGAAGTGAGCGATGTTTGCTGCTGTTGCCATAACCGCTTTACCTTGTGGGATTAAGAAGTTACGTGCAAAACCTGATTTAACGGTTACTTGGTCGCCCACAGAACCTAAGTGAGCAACTTTATCTAATAAAATAACTTGCATTGTACTCGACCTCTCTATTACTGATGGTTGTCAGTGTATGGAAGTAACGCTAAGTAACGAGCGCGTTTGATTGCGCGAGCTAATTGACGTTGATACTTCGCACGAGTACCAGTGATACGGCTAGGAACAATCTTGCCGCTTTCAGAAATGTAGTTCTTTAATGTAGCGATATCTTTGTAATCGATCTCAACAACATTTTCCGCTGTGAAACGGCAGAACTTACGACGACGGAAATAACGTGCCATTTGGCTTCTCCTGATCTATAAATTCAATATGTTCGGCATGAACGACTAATTGGCTTAAACCGTTATAGTCTTTGTGAGTGTGGATAAATCCGTAAACTCTAATTTTATCGCCGAGCTTTATTTGTTGGGTTATTAAACTAAATTGATTGCCATTTAAAATCACTTGGATTTTACACCACGCTTGACGCTCTAAATTTACTTCGGTTTGAATTGAACGATGTTCAAGCCAAAAACGATAATTCGGAACCCCTAACGGGTTTTGGCTTTGCTTAACCGTTGAAGCGACCGAGCCGCTCAGAATTAAGCAATTATCAATCGGCGAATTACTCGCCAGCTTCCTCTGATTCAACTTCAGATACCGCTTCAGCAACTTTGCTTTCTTTCGCTTTCACCATTGGTGACGCTTCAGTTACTGCCGCTTTAGTGTGAACGATTAAGTTACGAAGAACTGCATCGTTATAACGGAAGTTAGTTTCTAACTCGTCGATTACACTTTGAGGTGCTTCTACATTCATTAACACGTAGTGTGCTTTGTGAAGTTTGTTGATTGGGTATGCTAATTGACGACGACCCCAATCTTCTAAGCGATGAACTTGACCGCCAGCTTCTTTAACAGACGCTGTGTAACGCTCAATCATTGCCGGTACTTGTTCGCTTTGGTCCGGGTGAACCATAAAAACGATTTCGTAGTGACGCATTGACTATCCTTACGGGTTAGCAGCCTCCAACTTTAGCCAGTCACCGACTTGTGGAAGCAAGGATTAAAAAACAAATGTGACTGAACGGCGGAATTATACGTGAATCTGTTGCTTTTGCAAGCAGAATTTATCGTTAATCCTGCCAATGTAAGAATGAGATTAATCACTTAATATAAAAATAGGTTTTATCTGATAAAAATACGAATAATAGTTCAGTATTTTGCAATCTTCTAGTACAATTGCGCAAACGTTTGCTTTTATTAATTTATAAGGAATCCAAATGAATGTATTAATTATTGGTAACGGTGGTCGTGAACACGCTTTAGCTTGGAAAGTTCGTCAATCGCCTTTAGTCAAAAAAGTTTTTGTCGCACCGGGGAATGCCGGTACTGCTCTGGAAGAAGGTATCGAAAATGTGGCAATCGCCGCAACTGATGTTCCTACATTAGTTGCTTTTGCGAAGGAAAACCAAATTGGCTTAACGATTGTTGGACCCGAAGCACCGCTTGTTATCGGTGTAGTTGATGCATTCCGAGCGAACGGCTTAAAAATCTTTGGCCCGACTCAAGCGGCGGCACAGTTAGAAGGTTCAAAAGCCTTTACTAAAGATTTCTTAGCTCGCCATCAGATTCCGACTGCCGAATATCAAAATTTTACCGAAGTTGAGCCGGCACTTGCTTATTTAAAACAAAAAGGTGCGCCGATTGTAATTAAAGCGGACGGTTTAGCTGCCGGTAAAGGCGTAATTGTTGCAATGACGCTCGAAGAAGCGGAAGAAGCGGTAAAAGATATGCTATCGGGCAACGCATTCGGCGAAGCCGGTAGCCGCGTAGTTATCGAAGAATTTTTAGACGGTGAAGAAGCCAGTTTTATCGTGATGGTGGACGGTAAAAACGTTGAGCCGATGGCGACCAGCCAAGATCACAAGCGTGTTGGCGAAGGAGATAAAGGTTTAAATACCGGCGGAATGGGGGCATACTCACCGGCTCCGGTCGTTACGCCGGAAATCCATAATCGTGTTATGCAAGAAGTCATTTACCCGACTGTGAAAGGTATGGCGGCGGAAGGCAATGCATATACCGGTTTCCTCTATGCCGGTTTAATGATTATGCCGAACGGACAGCCGAAAGTAATCGAATTCAACTGCCGTTTCGGCGATCCGGAAACCCAGCCGATTATGATGCGTTTAGAGTCGGATCTTGTACAACTTTGTTTAGCGGCTTGCGATGAAAAACTTGATACGATTAAATCAAAATGGTGTGAACAAGCGGCGTTAGGCATCGTGCTTGCAGCGGAAGGTTATCCGGGCGATTACCGTAAAGGCGACGAAATCAGCGGTATTCCAACTCAAGCACAAAAATCACAGAAAGTATTCCTTGCCGGTGTAGAGCAAAAAGACGGAAAATTAGTCACTAACGGCGGGCGTGTTTTATGTGCAACCGCATTAGGTAATTCGGTGTTTGATGCACAGCAACAAGCGTTAAAACTTGCCGAGCAAATTCAATGGCAAGGACGTTTCTATCGCTGTGATATCGGCCACCGTGCGGTGGCAAGAGAAAAAGCGTAATTTGCTTTTAAGCTAACAGCAAAAAATCAAGCGGTCTAATTGGTAAAATATTTTGCAAATTAGACCGCTTGTTATTTATTAATAAAAAAGACTAACGCTGTGCACTTTTCTCTAACTGTGTCCAGTTATAGAAACCGTAGAGCGAGTTAAGCAGATAAGCTCCGTACATTAAATACATCGCCGGTGTTTCCGCCCATAAGGCGATTGATAACACATTAAGTACAATCCACAATAACCATTGTTCACGATAGCGTAAAATCATCAGCAATTGTGCCGCTACGGTTGTGATAGTGGTAACGCCGTCTAAACCGGTCGAGCTACCGCCCGCCGCTTTGAGTGCTTGAATAAATAGAAAAGTCCCGATACCGATTGCCGCTAACAGAATAATCCAGCCTTTGACACTTAACGACTTGGCAATCACCGCTCCACCGCCTTGGCTGTCTTTTTGCATATTCGCTTGCCACACGAAGTAACCGATAAATTGCGCCGGCAAATACACATAAAGCACACTGTTCATTTCCCCGATAAAATTATTACCCCACGCTACATAAAAATAGGTATAAGCAAAAATTAGACCGAATAAATAGTTACTGACTTTCCCCTTACTGACCAATACAACACAGATGATACCGGCGATACCGGAAATCATTGCTAAGATAGAATCAGGTGCTTGTACATAAGCCCAAACTTGAGCGGCAATAAAGGCTACAAGCCAAATCACTTCAAAAGGTTTCCAGCCGGAAAGTTCTTGTTTAACAAAATTTGAAATTGTTTGCGTATTCATAACTCGACCTCCAAATATAATAAAACCTGTACCATTCTAAGTGAAAACAAATATTAATGTAAAATATAAATCACATAATTTCCGATAAATATAAAAAAATAGGGCTGCACAAACAGCCCTATTTCGATTATAGATTATTTAAACGTACGTCAATCAATACTTTATCTTGATTGGTTGCGCTCGCTTTCGCTTTTTCATAAACGCCTTTCGCCGAAGCCTTATCGCCTTTCGCCACCAGAATATCGCCGGTTAAGACTAATTTACGTTGCTCCCATACTTGATCCGTAATTTGACCTAAAGTCGCCAACGCATCATCATAATTTTTTAATTGATAATCCAGCGTTGCCAAACGGAAACGAATGATCGTTTGTAAGCTGGCATCACTTGTTGAAGCCAGTGCGCTTTGCAATACGGTTTTCGCCGTTGCAAAATCCGCTTTTTCAACCGCTTGTTTTGCCGATTCCAATTGTGAGAACACCGCATAACTCGAATCTTTATTCTCATTGATAAACTTCTCGACTAGCGGTTGGTTTTTCTCGGGATCTTGCAAATAGCTTTCCATAATATTTTGGTAGGTCGCCGAGGTTTGTTGCGCCGCCTGGACTTGGTGATTCTGCCAAAAGTTCCAGCCTAAAGTCGCCGCACAAGCAATGATGACGGCAACTAAAATCGGCGTACCGTTCTCTTTAAACCAATTTTTCGCCTCTTCAAACTGCTGTTCTTCCGTTTTATTTAAATATTCGTTACTCATTCATTTTTCCTAATGTTAAAAACGTTTTGTAAGTTCCGCGATTAAATCCGCTTGCGCGATTGTGACTTGTTCCGCACCGCTTTGTAAATCTTTTAGCACCACGGTTTGTTGTTCAACTTCGCTTTCGCCGATAACCAATGCGATTTGAGCTTCCACTTTATCCGCACGTTTAAATTGTTTTTTGAAGTTACCGCCCGAGCAGTGAGTCATCACACCTAATTGCGGTAATTCGCTACGGATTCGTTCCGCCATTTGGAACACATTTAAAGTCGCGCCTTCACCCGAATAAACCACATAGACATCAACCGCTTTCGGTAAGTTGATTTCTTTATTCACTTCTTGAACTAGCAGAACCAAACGCTCTAAGCCCATCGCAAAACCGACGCCTTGCGTTGCATGACCGCCGAGTTGTTCGACCAAGCCGTCATAACGACCGCCGCCGCATACCGTGCCTTGAGAACCTAATGCCGAAGTTACCCACTCGAATACGGTTTTATTGTAGTAATCCAAACCGCGTACCAGTTTCGGATTCACTTCATAAGTGATACCCATCGCATCTAGTAAATGACAAAGGTGCGCAAAATGCTCACGGCTGTCATCATCTAAGTAATCCAATAATTTCGGCGCATCATTAAGTACTTCTTGTAACGCTTGGTTTTTGGTATCAAGAATACGTAACGGATTTTTAACTAAGCGTTCTTTTTCTTCATCGCTCATTAAAGCGGTGTGATTTTCTAAGAATTTTACCAATGCCGAACGATAATTCGCACGAGCTTCAAGCGAACCGATAGAGTTTAATTGTAAAGACACGTGTTGATCGATGCCCAGTTCTTTCCATAAACGTGCGGTTAAAATAATTAATTCCGCATCAATTTCCGGATTAGGAATACCGAAAACCTCTACACCGGCTTGGTGGAATTGGCGGTAACGACCTTTTTGCGGACGCTCGTGACGGAACATTGGACCCATATACCATAAACGTTGTTCGTTATTGTAAATCCACCCGCGTTCGATCGCCGCACGCACGCAACCTGCCGTCCCTTCCGGACGAAGGGTTAATTGTTCGTCATTATCCCAGAAGGTGTACATTTCTTTTGAAACCACATCGGTCACTTCGCCGATTGCACGTGCGAAAAGCGGGGTGCTTTCGACAATCGGCATACGCACTTCGGAATAACCGTAACCGGCTAATACGTTACGTACTTTATTCTCAATCCACTGCCATAACGGCGATTCTGTCGGTGAGCAATCATTCATCCCACGAATTGCTTGAATATTTTTAGCCACTTTATTTTCCTTTTATTACGCTAAAACCACGGACAACACAAAATAGTACGGCTGGTAAATTTTTGAAGAAAATTGACCGCTTGTTTTACACAATATCCGTAAATCGGTGTCACCGTGGTTACTAAAATTAAATTTGTTCGATTTGAATTCGATTGTGTTGTTCGGCAACTCTTGCTCGAATTTTTGCTTCCAGTTGGTCAATTAATTTTTCATTATCGAAACGCTCTTTTTGGCGAACGCCATCAAGATAAAAACCGCTCATTTTATTGGAACCGGTTACCCCTAAATCGGAAATCAGCGCTTCACCCGGCCCGTTTACCACACAACCGATAATGGAAACGTCCATCGGAGTTAAAATATCTTCCAAACGTTGTTCCAACGCATTTACCGTAGCAATAACGTCGATTTCTTGACGTGAACAAGTCGGGCAAGCAATGAAGTTGATACCGCGAGAACGAATACGCAACGATTTTAAAATATCGAAACCGACTTTCACTTCTTCAACCGGATCCGCTGCAAGCGAAATACGCAACGTATCACCGATACCTTCAGACAGTAATAGTCCTAAACCGACTGCGGATTTGACCGAACCGGCTCTCGCACCGCCCGCTTCGGTAATGCCTAAATGCAACGGCTGTACGATTTGTTTGGCTAAAAGACGGTAAGATTCAACCGCTAGAAACACATCGGACGCTTTTACGCTCACTTTGAAGTTCTCAAAATTAAAGCGATCTAAAATATCTACGTGACGTAATGCCGATTCCAATAATGCCTGCGGAGTCGGCTCGCCGTATTTCTCTTGTAAATCACGTTCAAGTGAACCGGCATTCACACCGATTCGAATCGGAATATTTTTATCTTTCGCACAGTCCACAACGGCGCGAATACGCTCTTCGTTACCGATATTACCCGGATTGATACGTAAACAATCCACACCGTATTCCGCCACTTTTAATGCGATACGATAATCGAAATGAATATCCGCCACGAGCGGTACGTTCACTTGCTGTTTAATCACTTTAAACGCTTCCGCCGCATCCATAGTCGGTACCGAAACGCGTACGATATCCGCACCGACACGCTCAAGCGATTTGATTTGTGCAACGGTAGCTTCCACATCGGTGGTACGCGTATTGGTCATCGACTGCACCGAAATCGGCGCATCGCCGCCGACTGCGACATTCCCCACCCAAATCTTTTTAGATTCGCGACGTTTAATTGGCGATTGATGAATTGACATTTCCAATCCTTATTGTGCTAAAGGTAATCTAATACGAGCGACACGCCCGTCAATTTTTAACGGTACTTCTTGGCCTTTATAATAAAGTTTTACATTCGCCGGCGCACCAATGGTTAAACGATACTGTTCATCGCCGTTAAATGTCAGCACTTCACCGTTACTATATAATTTTTCCGCTAAACTTTTCTTACTCTTACTGCCTTTTACCGTGATCCAGCTTTCTTTACCGGTAATTTCGATACGTAACTCATCATTACCGACGGCAGCCGCTTGAGGTTGTTCCGCTGCCGGTTCAATAGCCGGTTGTTGTAACACATTAACCGCTTCGGTTGTCGCTTCCGGCATAACGCTAACTTGCGGTTGTTCTGTAGCCGCAGCCGTATTTAGCGCATTATTTTCCGTTGGCATCGGTGAGGTAGTTTCCGCTTTAGGCGTTTCCATAACAGGTGCAACGGCTACAGGTGCAGGCGGTGTTTCTACCACAGGGGCGGTAATTGGCGCAGTAACCTGTGTCGCCGTCGGCTCTACAACGGAACTGCTTACAATATGTTCTCGGCTTTCTTGTTCTTTTTGGTAATCTTGCCACCACCAAAGTAACGTCATCCCCACCGCACCTAATAAGACAAGAATAGTAAGATACTTCACCCATTTCGTTTGAGATTTTTGCACGACTTTAGGCGAAGGCGTTTTAACCGCGTCTTTAGGAATAATCACCTCGCCGTAATTTACGGTCGAAACCAAGGCTTCCGGCAGACGTAAGAAGCGTAAATAATTACGCACATAACCGCGTACGAAGGTCGGCGCTACATTTTGTAAAATAAAAATATCGTTTTCTAAAGACTCGATGTGAGATTTTTTTAAATTCGTTTTTTTGGCGACATCCTCAATGCTTAAATGCAACGCTTCACGCGCTTGTTTCAGCTTTTGTCCTAAAGGAATATCTTGATTTTCTTGCATTGGATGAGTTGATTCGGTCATAACGAGGCTCTTGATTAAAAAATTACAAAAAATTATTCGGAAGTTTAAAGATGTCACGCTTGTTTTGCAATCTTAACTCGCAATTTTGCACGAAAAATTTTCTTACCATGAATATTTTCGGCAAATTTATTCCATAGAATAAAAGAATTATCAAAATCTCTGATATAAACCAAAGATTATGCCGGTAAAAGGCGTAGAATATATTTCGCACTTTAGTCATTGTGCTAAAGCATGCTCGAAATATAGAAATAAAAAATATAGAAATAAGTGGTACCCATAATGATTTCCGAAAAAGATAAAACCCGTTTATTTAAACAAAATTTTGCCTCCGGTTTAGTCGTATTTTTAGTCGCCTTACCTCTATGTCTCGGTATCGCATTGGCGTCGGGCGCACCGCCGCTTTCGGGAGTCGTATCAGGTATTATCGGCGGTATCGTTATCGGCGCATTGAGTTCGTCACATATCAGCGTGGCAGGGCCTGCCGCCGGGTTGGTTGCGATTGTGCTTGCGGCGATTACTCAATTAGGCTCATTCGAATTATTTCTTTGCGCAGGTATCGTCGCCGGCGTTATTCAACTCTCGCTCGGTTTTTTACGTGCCGGCAGTATTACCAACTATATTCCGATTGCAGTGATTGAAGGGATGTTAGCCGGTATCGGTATTTTAATTATTTTCTCGCAACTGCCGTACGCATTGGGGAATAAACAATTCTTCCAAGAACTGAGCCAATCCTTTATTAATATTCATCTAGGCTCGTTCAGCATTGCTCTGCTTTCGCTGTTTCTTATGTTGGGTTGGGACTCTTCCCCTACGCTCAAAAAAATTAAAATGCTTCCTTCGGCATTAATTGCGGTAATTATCAGTATTTGTCTGAATCGCTTATTTATCGGTATGGACAGCTCACTAGCCATTCCTGCAACACAGCTCGTCCAGTTACCAATTCCTAATTCTTGGGCGGAAATGAGCGATTTAATTCGTTTTCCGGATTTTGCCGGTTTCAGTTCGTCAATTGTCTGGGTAACCGGTGCAACCATGGCGATTGTCGCCTCAATCGAAACGTTATTATCAATTGAAGCCGCCGACCGTTTAGACAGTAAACGCCGCATTACCGATACCAACCAAGAATTACGCGCGCAAGGGGTGGGCAATATTGTTTCTTCCGTATTAGGCGGCTTACCGATTACTGCCGTGATCGTACGTTCTTCCGCTAACGCCAATGCCGGTGCAACCCACAAATTATCCAGTATCATTCACGGTGTTTTATTGTTGGTCTGTGTTTTAGCGATTCCGAGCATTTTAAATCAAATTCCGCTAGCCACTTTATCTGCCGTCTTAATTTTGGTCGGTTATAAATTGGCTCGTCCAACGGTTTTCAAACACTTCTGGCATAAAGGGATTTATCAGTTTATTCCGTTTGTGGCAACGGCAGCGGCAGTGGTAGCGTTTGATTTACTCAAAGGGGTCGGATTGGGCTTAGTGATTAGTATTATCTTTTTATTACAAGGTAATATGAAGCGAGCTTACTATTTAAGCCGTGAAGAATTGGAAGACGCAAGTTACATCAAAATGCAGCTTTCCGAAGAAGTTTCTTTCTTAAATAAAGCGGCGATTAAAAAGACCTTAAAAAATATTCGCCCGAATTCTAAAGTGATTATTGATGCCTCTCGCACCTCTTATATAGCTTCGGACGTATTAGAATTAATTGAAGATTTCGCCAATATTACCGCACGAGAAAATCATATTCGCGTGTATTTAAAAGGCTTTAAATCCGATTACAATAACCAAGAAATCGACCACGCCAGCCACGTCAAAGTGGAACACGGTAGCCGAATTTAGATATTATTCTGAACCACGGAAAATACCGAATACACAGAATAAAAGAGAATTTGTCGTGCGTAGGCTACAAATAAACAAGCGGTCTGATTTTGCAAATTTCTTACAAAATCAGACCGCTTGATCTTATCCAAATCTCCAAAGATAGTACTCAACTCCTGTCGAGTGCTACTCGTTAATTGATATATAAGTAAAAAATTAAAGACACTCGTCAAAGACTAGTACCATCACAAAGTGTTCTAGAGCCACAGAGTGGCTCACTCAGCCGTAGGCTGATCGTAACCACGTACGGCTTGCCGTGCGTGGTAAAACTAAGCCCCTAAATTTACTTTAGCCGCTTCAATCGCTTCACGGACACGTTCTGGATTTACCCCGCCTTTCGCGCTACGTTTTTCTAAACAAGATTCTAACGAAAGAATCGGGTAAACGTCTTCATCAATCACCGGGTGGAACTGTTTAAATTCCGCTACGCTTAACGCTTCCAACGGTTCACGTTTGCTGATGGCATAAACTACCGCTTCACCCACGATATGATGCGCTTCACGGAACGGAATACCTTTCGCCACTAAATAATCGGCAAGTTCGGTCGCATTGGAATAACCTTGCTGTGCCGCTTCACGGGTACGTTCTACGTTTACATTGATATCTTCCAACACTAACGCCCCAATCTCTAAGCAAGCCTGCCAGGTTTCCATCGCATCAAAGATGCCCTCTTTGTCCTCTTGCATATCTTTATTATATGCAAGCGGTAAGCCTTTTAAGGTAGTGAGTAAACCTGATAATGCCCCGAAAACACGGCCTGATTTACCACGAATTAGCTCACACGCATCCGGATTTTTCTTTTGCGGCATTAATGAAGAACCGGAAGTAACACGATCCGATAATTCCAAGAACGCTGATTCACCACTATTAAAGAAAATAAGATCTTCAGCAAAACGTGATAAATGCACCATACTGATCGAAGCGGTTGAGAGCAATTCCAACACGTGGTCACGATCCGAAACCGAATCCAAACTGTTACGTGTACTAATCGCAAAGCCGAGATCCTGCGCAAGCGCATCACGATCAATTGAATACGCCGTGCCGGCTAATGCGCCTGAACCTAACGGGCAGGTGTGCATACGTTTATAAGCATCGGTTAAACGGCTGAAATCACGCTCTAACATTTCGTAATACGCCATACACCAGTGTGCAAAAGTAATCGGCTGCGCACGTTGCAAATGGGTATAACCCGGCATCACCGCATTTTGATTTGCTTCGGCGGTTTCAACCAATTTGTGTTGTAAGTTACGGATACGCTCTTGCAATACGACCGCTTGTACTTTACACCACATTTTCATATCCACCGCAACTTGGTCGTTACGACTACGACCGGTGTGAAGCTTTTTACCTAAATCGCCCACTTTTTCGATCAGTTTCGACTCAACCCAGCTATGAATATCTTCCGCATCATCACGTAAAATAATAGCAATATTCGGCTCGATTTCCGCACGTAATTCTTTTAATGCCGCCACTAATTGTTGGTGTTCTTGCTCGGTTAAAATGCCAACCGAAGTAATCGCTTTCGCCCAACCGATTGAACCGTCAATATCTTGTAATGCTAAACGATAGTCAAAACGTAACGAGTCATTGAAAAATTTAAATTTTGCATCAGCTTCTTGTTTAAAACGTCCACCCCAAAGTGCCATATTGTGTTCCTTTTCGCTTCTTTAATCTTCTTAAAAGATGTCCTGTACATTTGAATAGGGATATTTTGCATAAATATGCAAAATTATTCAATAATTATTTATTGCAAGCGGTGAAATTTCCCCGTTTTTTTGCAATTTGTATGATTTACATACAGAAAATTGTAAATGTAGGCGAGTTAGATAGAGAGATCAAGAGATTTAAAGGCTATTTAGCAAAACAAAAAGCGGTGAAATTTGCAAAATATTTTACAAATTCCACCGCTTGTCATCTCAAATTTTTCTTACAACTTGATTTTCTGCCCATTACTTGCACTTTCAAATGCCGCTTCGATAATCTGTAAAACCAATATCACTTCCGCTAATTTAACGATAGGTTCAATACCTGCGGTAATCGTTTGATACAAATCATCTAGCAAATTTTGATAACTGGCTTGCGCATTCGGATAAGGCTTACGAATGACTGCGCCGTCAATTTCCGTATGCAATACGCCCCATTCGCTTTCCGGCTCAACGTTCCAATCACCAATCGGCATCACTCCGCTGTTTAAATGCGTTTCTTGGCTGTCGAGCGATTTTTTCACATAAGAACCGTTTTTACCGTGTAATACGAAGGTCGGACTTGGCTCTCGTGCGTATTTAGATGCTTGTAAGGCAACCTTTAAGCCGTTTGCATAATAAAGATGTATATCGAAGTTATCGTCCACCAATGCGCCGTCGTGTTGATAACGAATATCGGCAAAC includes:
- a CDS encoding YdcH family protein, which codes for MFPEFRELITQLKNSDTHFSRLFDKHNELDQRIKNMESNIELATNDEIEVLKREKLHIKDELYAILKKKSA
- the priB gene encoding primosomal replication protein N; translated protein: MNQRKLASNSPIDNCLILSGSVASTVKQSQNPLGVPNYRFWLEHRSIQTEVNLERQAWCKIQVILNGNQFSLITQQIKLGDKIRVYGFIHTHKDYNGLSQLVVHAEHIEFIDQEKPNGTLFPSS
- the rpsF gene encoding 30S ribosomal protein S6, which produces MRHYEIVFMVHPDQSEQVPAMIERYTASVKEAGGQVHRLEDWGRRQLAYPINKLHKAHYVLMNVEAPQSVIDELETNFRYNDAVLRNLIVHTKAAVTEASPMVKAKESKVAEAVSEVESEEAGE
- the purD gene encoding phosphoribosylamine--glycine ligase, with amino-acid sequence MNVLIIGNGGREHALAWKVRQSPLVKKVFVAPGNAGTALEEGIENVAIAATDVPTLVAFAKENQIGLTIVGPEAPLVIGVVDAFRANGLKIFGPTQAAAQLEGSKAFTKDFLARHQIPTAEYQNFTEVEPALAYLKQKGAPIVIKADGLAAGKGVIVAMTLEEAEEAVKDMLSGNAFGEAGSRVVIEEFLDGEEASFIVMVDGKNVEPMATSQDHKRVGEGDKGLNTGGMGAYSPAPVVTPEIHNRVMQEVIYPTVKGMAAEGNAYTGFLYAGLMIMPNGQPKVIEFNCRFGDPETQPIMMRLESDLVQLCLAACDEKLDTIKSKWCEQAALGIVLAAEGYPGDYRKGDEISGIPTQAQKSQKVFLAGVEQKDGKLVTNGGRVLCATALGNSVFDAQQQALKLAEQIQWQGRFYRCDIGHRAVAREKA
- the rplI gene encoding 50S ribosomal protein L9; this encodes MQVILLDKVAHLGSVGDQVTVKSGFARNFLIPQGKAVMATAANIAHFEARRAELEAKAAEALAAAQARAAKIAEIAAVSVSATAGDDGRLFGSISAKDIADALTAAGVAVAKSEVRLGEGPLRTTGEHEVKVHLHPEVNAAVTVNVVAE
- a CDS encoding YfgM family protein encodes the protein MSNEYLNKTEEQQFEEAKNWFKENGTPILVAVIIACAATLGWNFWQNHQVQAAQQTSATYQNIMESYLQDPEKNQPLVEKFINENKDSSYAVFSQLESAKQAVEKADFATAKTVLQSALASTSDASLQTIIRFRLATLDYQLKNYDDALATLGQITDQVWEQRKLVLTGDILVAKGDKASAKGVYEKAKASATNQDKVLIDVRLNNL
- the rpsR gene encoding 30S ribosomal protein S18; this encodes MARYFRRRKFCRFTAENVVEIDYKDIATLKNYISESGKIVPSRITGTRAKYQRQLARAIKRARYLALLPYTDNHQ
- the pnuC gene encoding nicotinamide riboside transporter PnuC produces the protein MNTQTISNFVKQELSGWKPFEVIWLVAFIAAQVWAYVQAPDSILAMISGIAGIICVVLVSKGKVSNYLFGLIFAYTYFYVAWGNNFIGEMNSVLYVYLPAQFIGYFVWQANMQKDSQGGGAVIAKSLSVKGWIILLAAIGIGTFLFIQALKAAGGSSTGLDGVTTITTVAAQLLMILRYREQWLLWIVLNVLSIALWAETPAMYLMYGAYLLNSLYGFYNWTQLEKSAQR